gggtattgtgatgcagattgggcaggttcacctattgatagacggtctacaacaggatattgtgtttttctgggaggaaacattatttcatggaaaagtaagaaacagaatgtagtagctcgatcaaccgcggaagccgagtatagggcaatggcatcactaacatgtgaacttatatgggtgaaacaattccttcaagaggttaaattttgtgacatccatactatgaagatgtattgcgacaatcaagctgctctccacattgcatcaaatccagtgtttcacgagaggactaaacatatagaaattgattgtcattttgttcgtgaaaagttgttgaccaaagaaatatgtactgagtttattgggtcaaacgatcaactcgcagatgtattgaccaagtcattaaggggtcctcggattgagtttatttgttccaagcttggtacatacaatttgtatgctccagcttgagggggagtgttaggatatttatcctattttatcatcattatagtgtgtcaagggttaccctatttatcatgattatattatgtctaggattaccctatttatcatgattatattgtgtctagggttaccctatttatcatgtatttgtgtatcaatttattcttataaatagaagattgtgagagggatcaatcaagccctctagaattattttacagtttcaatcttaagtgtCTTAAAATTTACAACATTATTAGTGACAACTTAAACTACCTTTTAATCTCAACAACATCTAacattttgattttcttctccAACATCTAACATTTTGAATactttatcaattatttttgaaatgtcTAAGATGTCaagtgaataaagaaaaatagtcCCTTTAGAACTATTCACCAAGAAGTTGCAAATAAAACGTCTTCTTTTGTCCGTCCAACCATCAAACATAATGGCATAGTCAATTCTCTTCCACTCCTCCTTATATTCCTCAAGgattatatttgttttgttcataTCTTGTTTTAAGAGTTTCTCTCTAATATCCTGATAAGATAGTGATTTGTAGTCAACTCCATACTTACCAATCATTTCACATATCTTTACCAGTGTTATCGAACTCGCGAATTAACTCATTAACTCGGTCGAGTTTACGAGTTCACACGTTTACGAGTTCACACAGTGCTTCCGAATTAACTCAGAAACAAACTTTGATTTGGTGTAGGATTGATGGAATCGGTGGTGGACTCAGTAAACTCACCTGAAATCGCAAACCTAGTTCCTATCTTGTGAGTTTGGgaagaaattttgaaaacataaaacaaagtcGTAATTTGGGCTCACCAATTAGGTTTTGTTATTTAGGTTTAGTGATGAAGCTCATCTTCATTCCTCTCTTCTGATTCACTCTCATTGTGCTTTCGTTCGTGGGATTCATATTTGTTCTCGCACTATCGATCTTGGTTTCAGTTGCGCCCTCCCTCACGCCTTCATTCTCGCGCCCTCCCTCAAGCCTTCGTTCTTGTGTTGTTGACGTTGTAGGTGTCGTCATTCTCACTCGTCGTCGTCACTCACGTAATTTTTCTCACATTGTTATTGTCGTTGTCGATCTCGTTGTTGAACTTGTCTTTGATTTCACAGCTTTTGTAAGTTCTTGTGTCTTTGCCACTGAAATTGTGTTTTAGTTGTTGCCTCTGGCCtacaaaatgtattttaagTAAAGTGTTGCACTGCACTATTAAAagtaaatgattttatttttgaaacaatAAAGTGTTGCATTGCACTGTTCAAAAAGTCGTGCCACTAGTACAATGTTTTAAGTTCATCTCTATTGTAATGTTTTAAGCTCATGtgcattttatcttttatgttcGTAGTGAAAAAGTTTATTCCATTATGTCTGGAAATGCATCAAATTCAATGGAAGATAATCCAAGTAGTCAAAAGTAGAAGTAAAAATGCTCTGGGAAATCATTTTGATATTGGATGGAAACATGAATTTCATATTAATGGTAatgaaataaaagttaaatgtaACTATTGCTCAAAGATTATGAGTGGATgcatatttagatttaaacaaCATCTTACTAAAACCAGGAAGGAGTCTAAACTTTGTGCTTATGTTTcagatgaaataaaaaacttaatgataaaaatagttGTAGAAGCTAagaataattcataaaaaaaaagttaaatatcatTGATGAAGACgatgaagaaaatgagagtgttGAAGGAGGACAGAAGGTATtcagttttaaagaaaaacaaaaagttgcTACCACGACAAACATAACAAGGGGCAGACATGATCCACTACAAGTGCAAAACAATGTGAAGAAAGAGGCAAGTGCAAGAGTGCAAAACAGTGCAACAAAAGAGGCAAGGTGAGACCTCAGATGACGACGAGATGGTGGTCGACGACGACCACAAGTCACGGCGGATGAAAATCACGAGCAAAGTTGTTTCATGAGTGAGTGAGTCAAAGGAGATGAAGGAAGAAGATAAGCTTCATGAGTGAGCCCCAAAAACAAAgttgttttacataaaaaataaaaataaaacttcatgAACTACCAAATTAGAAGCAAGCTCATGATTTCGATCAAGCCTATCGATTCTACCACCAAATCTAAGTTTGCTTCTGAGTTAACTCAAAGCATTGAGTGAGCACATAAACTTGTTAGAGTTAATGTCTAACAATTTGATAACCATGTTCATACCACAAactaaacaaataaattgaCTATCATTCATCCATCATCGAATTCAATTACACTATACACATAAGGAGATTTTTGTATACTTATCAAGTCTAGAGACCATCTCAACTCCATATCCAGATCATTTAATTTAAGGTTCtatcaaaacataaataatttccTTTAGCTGAATAATTTCCTTTATCTGAAATGCTTATCCTAAAATCAACATTTCAactccaagaaaaaaaaactactcAAATATAGGGACTTAAGACAAAGTATTCAAACATAACTAGATAAAGGATCACTTCTCAAAATTGACCTATTAATAATTAtacattcaaattaaaaatatacttctTAAACACCGGAAAATAAGGAAAAGTATGAATACTTTTCatcctaaataatattttgattttcacGAAACAAAACATTGTCCAAATGTAATAAAATGATGAACCATTGAGTGATAGGACAACTCACCCAATAAGAGTCACAACAGACACAAAGGGAAATATCACAAGTAGAATTAAAAAGTATGTTTTGCTTGGGATTACTCTTGATATAGCGCATTACACGCAACACTGCATCATTATGTTCTTCTAGGAGATTTTAAAGAAACTGAGAAAGTGTATGGATTAGAAAAGAAATTGACGTAAGATTGTTCAGCTATAATACCATAAATGAATaaatgaagttttttttaaataagtagtCCATCTTATTGCTCACATATTAGTCACTATATagatttttgaaataatataaaaatctataaaatataaCTGAAAGTgtcaaaatacagaaaacaatagagatagtttttccataagttaaaattactttatacacaacataaaaaaattagagaaactATAAAGAGATAGTTTCAACAAATTCGCTTgtgcataaactaattttaaaaatatggaaaagttaatttcaatttttcttcctAAAACAAGACCTATGTTTCATTAccatatcattttaatttaattacaattagaTGCATCTCATTCACTGTATCTTATAGAAATCAAAATGAAAGATactattgaattaaaattataatgcaAAACTCACAATAATTTGGATTGGAGCTACCTACCTCCTGGTTTTGAGAATCAACAAGTAATGAAACTGGTGACTTGATGGCCCTTTGTTGGAAGGGGGAGCTCCGAAGGCCTCAGTTAGCATATCTCCTTCAACAAAAGGTGTGTCCAAAACAATACTCCAAGCCTTTAGCACTTGATTGCAATTGTTCTTCATGGACATGCATCTTCGCTTTGTGGACTAGAGATTCACCTCTCTGATATAGATCTAGTTCAATGCTTGGCATGATTTGGTGAGTCCAGGCCATCCCTGAAATACGTATTTTGGAACTAACAGAATATCTCTCTGCACATTCACCGAAACCCAATATAGAACTCATGCCAACACCAATTCATCAAAATGCTCAAAAGCTCCCAATAACTTTTCCGATTGGCAAACCAATAAGACCAAAGTTTTCCACACATCCTCACAATAAAATCCCCCACCTACCAAACCACTCAAAACCTTCGCTAGTAACTCAAAATCCCCTTCCTTACACATCAtaccaacaaactcattcaaattGGAGGAACGAGGAACATAGCCTTTAAAAATCATCTCCTCTAAAACCAACCCAGCTTCCTCAAACTGCATACACTGGCAAAGCCCATTAAACAGGGTGCGGTAAGTCACAACATCAGGAACACACTGTCGCCTTGGCATGTCCCCAAATAAATCATCAGCCTCCCTCCATTTCCCCTCTTTACACAACCAACCAATAACCACATTGTAGCCAAAAACATCAGGCTTCACACCCTCTAACCCATCATTCAAAATCCTATAAGCCTCTTCAAACTTCCCCTCCCTACAAAACTCCCCAATTAACACATTACACGTCACAGAATTCGGCTTCACACCACCAATCTTCATTTCCTCCAAAACCCTAAATCCTATATCCTTCTTCCCTCCTTTTAAAAACCCTGAAACCAAAGTGTTGTACACAACAACATCAAGCTTCAAATTGTTCCTCACCATCTCATCTTTCAACCTAACTGCGGAATCAAAATCACCCACCTCGCAAACAGCTTTAATCAAACTAGTGTACACAAAAGCATTAggcttaattttaaaaactctaTCCATGTCTTCCTTCACCTTAAACGCCTGGGGAAGGTGCAATTGAGGGCTTTTGCACAGCAAGTTAATCAGAGTTCTGAACGTAATTTGATTCGGACGAACGCCTCGCCTACGCATTTCGTTGAACAGCTTCCATGCCCGATCGCGGTCGTCGGTTAGAGAACACGCGTGGATGAGGATGTTGTAGGAGCAAGCGTCGGGACCGAGAAAGCGGGGGAGGTGCGGAAGGAGGCGCGTGAATGAGGCGAAGTCACGGTAGGCGAGCAACGCGTGGAGGAGGGAGTTGAAGGAGCGGAGGGAGGGGGCGGGGATGGAGAGGAAGGTGCGGAGGGCACACGATGGGAGGCCGGCGCGCGCATAGGCAGCGATGACGTGGCGGAGGAGGGGTTCGGGGGTAGGGAAGCGTGTTTGGGTGTGGAGTTGGTCGAGGAGCTGTTCCATTTGGGGGAACATTTTGGCTTGGACAAGTTTGGTGATAATGAGGTCATACGAGCGGAGGGAATGGCGGAAGGGGCGGACGAAGGGGTGGTTAGGGTTTGGGTTGAGGAAGAGTTGAAGGGCCAGGGAGGGGTCTTTCTGAGAGCGGAGGAGAGAGGTGAGTCGGAAGGAGGAGATGGGTTTCGAAGTAGACATTGTAGTTTGGTTCTTGAACTTCACTAACTTTCTATGTGATATCACTAtggtgaaattaaaattttgaatgtcaaaaataatagaaattatcTGTTAGTTTTGATGTTGGCACTGTAGATGCATAATAACACCCTTCTATCATTCTTCGTCTGAAAAATATTAGTACGTTTActgtttttaccttttttttatttgagattatttaatatttaaaaataaaattattatttgctttatttatttctctttatttattaataaaagaacacttttttaaatatcttctaatttataacaaaactattcatgtgtaatttttctttataaatatatagcTAGGTTTTAagtctttaataaatttattataaattcctaataaatttttgttattattgtaaTACACATACGATTAAATAAGTTTACCAATATGTATTATAAGAATCTATTTATAATCATATTATacaagtttattaatttatattaaatgattctatttattattttattagatatgtTTTACAAtacacataaattattttgttcatatattatataagtataaaaatatacattaaataattatcttcATATAcgtattaaaaattaaataaatttattgatacataaattatacaaatctaataacatatattaaaccaatatattgatttatatttataacaaatattttgtacGTGTTTTTGCATATTAGCATTTgcatttttaaaagatttattctatatttttccACATgctatattttatgttttcaaaatctACTCTTtacatatttacatatataattataaacttaaatatattttttttcttcgacctctaaatatcttttaatataatacctattcaaatatcttttaacattagatatatttactaatataaaaaatatacaaacatCAACTAGTTTGAGAAAAATTGTAGATTCTTGTCTTATTACAATTTTACATTTCgggtaattattttttaagataatacttatattttaactgtatttagtatttttttatcatcataacaTAACTTAAgggttttaatttaattttggttatttagttttaagaatgtaactaatgatttttatttttatttttttcattacttaGTAGTTATGTCTCATGTCATGTGTTTTACTtaacttgaaaagaaaatagtCATTGTACAGTTTTTTATTATGTTGGATATGAAAACTCAACCCTCGTgtgaagatattttaataactatgtTTGAAGATAAAGATGTTTTGAAgagtttttaacttttatttgtaaGTGGTTTAGTCTCTCATGTTTACTTTAGCAAACAACTTATACTAAAACCAATTTGAGGATAAATGTTTTCATTAGGTTAAACatatgagaaaaatattttatgatctTGTTAATTGATTAAGTTTGTGTATAATCAATTAATTGTTCATTAAAGGTTTTATACGGAGATAGTTTATTGtcagtttaattaattaattaagccaaataataaattaagtgTTTTCAAAGTTATAAGATAATAACATATGAAAATCTTATAGGATTGGTTAACTCTTTTTTCTATGATAAATACAAAgtgaatttaatattattataaaaatatgtgattttataaagtgtttatttttgtattattgacGTTTTAACTTccgaaaaatatatttctcacAATTGGTAAAACTATGGAGAAAATTATCATCGACAAATAATTTTTGGCGCTTTTAACCGCGGTTATTTGcggaaattttataaaaattgttgatAATTTCTAAGTTTACGTacttgttaatatatatatatatatatatatatatatatatatatatatatatatatatatatatatatatatatatatatcaacattATAATTAGTGTTTTATGTATTTCAACTTAACATGCTTGTAAAATTAcgagaaaatatttaaaacttaaactagCTTTTCGTTAAATAGTGATATAAGAATTTAAGTCAACATCTATGTTGACAGTAAAATTACACAAGAAAATAACTTAAACTTAaactagtttttttaaaatttattaagtatttaattaaaaaaagttactaaatactaaataagtcgATGATATTGTGAAAGGAGAAACTTATCTAATCATTAACTAtgtaaacataaataaataaaacaagtttGAACTTCCATTATTTTTGTGGGTGATATAGGCTACATATAGATTACCAAGTTACGCAAAAACTATTTGACAGACAATTTGTCAGATTTGAGAGCAATAAGTTATCATACACATCAATATTGCATTATGAAACAAATACAAGACTTTTGGTAACATGGCAAAGAACTTGCAAGTACTTTTCTATACATATAATATCCCACTTTAGGTTATAATTCCACTGGACCACATAGTTGGCAAAGCAGTACCCACACATGCACAATGAAAGgatcatatataaatattctgAGACAAACACAACTTTATCCCAAAGGAGGTTATGGTTGGCATATCAACTTTATGCACTGCCAAGATCAACTTAAGAGCACCAAAAGGCCTGAAAACAAGAATCAGAAGCATCTGTGAAGGTTTTTCCTCtctaaaaacttaaaactgTATAAATCAATTGAGCATAGTCACAGAAAAAATTAAACTACACAAGAGAACAGAAAAAGAGGTGCATACATTGAAGAAGCAAAACAAGGGTCTCTTGCAAGGCTTCTTTGCGTTCTTGAGCTGCCTCAGAATTTCGTCTTGAGAGCATATGTTACCTGCAGGTGAGGCCAAGAACACAGTCCTTCTTACTGGGGGAGACCACAGGCCACTTTGCTCATACACAAAATCAAACTGAGTGGCATCAAAGAATTTCCCCATAAGCCTCTCAGAGAAGGACTTTGAGACTATTTGAATGGTTGGAGTGGATGTGGAGGAGGAGGGAGATTGATCAGAAGAGGCTAATTCAGACTCAGACATTGAAACTTGTTGCTGTGGGAAAGAATAACAACACACAAAGAGGATGGTTCTATCTCAATATTCATTCATAAAGAGGGGAAGGGGAATATAGCAAATCATGGTGGGGACTGAGAGGTCAAGAGAGGGTACCATCATTGGATTTTCCTATTTGGTTTCAGGTTCTTATGGGCACTGGCAAGGGGGACCCCAATGGGAAAAAGTATATGCTTGAAAAATCAAGGAAAAGGCATACAAGTGACACTTTTCCATGGAAAGTTATGACATGTTTATTCTACTTCACATTAAGTATATACTAGGTATCTGGTGTTTCATGCCAATTTAGATCGAGTTTAGCTTTTGTCGGCATTcaaaaactaatttcaattgATTTGGTGGAAGTGTACGGCTAGGTTGTTGGGGCCAAAGGTTAGACCATAGTTATTACCCATCACATGTGATGGTCATTAGTGATTTAATCTTAATTAAGGAAGAAAGGGTACTTCTCATttactaaaaatttattaaataataatgaacGTGATTActttagatattaatttataaattaaaaattattagtagtttttattatgaataaaacattataattgaTTTGTCAATTAGAATATAAGGTGGTCtctaacattaattattaaggTATTAGTATCTAGATTAATAtctattaataaatttgaaactaATTTATgcaaaaattcaatattttatacctTAGCTATTAAATTTTTCtcgctcgctaataaatgagtcgggttgggttggctcactaagtgaccaacccgtggtgggcc
The Vigna angularis cultivar LongXiaoDou No.4 chromosome 5, ASM1680809v1, whole genome shotgun sequence genome window above contains:
- the LOC108340751 gene encoding putative pentatricopeptide repeat-containing protein At1g53330, translating into MSTSKPISSFRLTSLLRSQKDPSLALQLFLNPNPNHPFVRPFRHSLRSYDLIITKLVQAKMFPQMEQLLDQLHTQTRFPTPEPLLRHVIAAYARAGLPSCALRTFLSIPAPSLRSFNSLLHALLAYRDFASFTRLLPHLPRFLGPDACSYNILIHACSLTDDRDRAWKLFNEMRRRGVRPNQITFRTLINLLCKSPQLHLPQAFKVKEDMDRVFKIKPNAFVYTSLIKAVCEVGDFDSAVRLKDEMVRNNLKLDVVVYNTLVSGFLKGGKKDIGFRVLEEMKIGGVKPNSVTCNVLIGEFCREGKFEEAYRILNDGLEGVKPDVFGYNVVIGWLCKEGKWREADDLFGDMPRRQCVPDVVTYRTLFNGLCQCMQFEEAGLVLEEMIFKGYVPRSSNLNEFVGMMCKEGDFELLAKVLSGLVGGGFYCEDVWKTLVLLVCQSEKLLGAFEHFDELVLA
- the LOC108340193 gene encoding uncharacterized protein LOC108340193; translated protein: MSESELASSDQSPSSSTSTPTIQIVSKSFSERLMGKFFDATQFDFVYEQSGLWSPPVRRTVFLASPAGNICSQDEILRQLKNAKKPCKRPLFCFFNAFWCS